TCACGACCAGTCATGATCCGGCAACCGCGGAAGGGAGTCCACTGATTAAGCCGGGCCGCGGGCTATCGAAAGCGTAACGACTGGGCGGATGCGAGGCTGAGTCGGCGGATGGCTCGCAGCTGCGGCGTTAAGCTCGTTGAATGTGACGCAAACGCGAGATTTCCGAATCGGCGAGGCGGCTGACCTGCTCGGGGTCAGCGCGGACACCGTGCGGCGTTGGATCGACGCGGGCCGCCTGCCGGCCCGGCGCGGCGACGCCGGAGAGGGCGGGCACCGCACCATCGCGGGACCCGACCTGGCCGCCTTCGCCACCACCTTCGCGGACCACGAGGAGATGGAGCGGCACGGCTCGCTCTCCTCGGCCCGCAACCGGATGCGCGGGATCGTCACCCGGGTGCTGCGCGACGGGGTCATGGCCCAGGTCGAGATGCAGGCCGGCCCGCACCGCATCGTCTCGCTGATGAGCCGTGAAGCCGCCGACGCGCTGGGGCTCGAGCCCGGTGTGCTCTCGGTGGCCGTGGTCAAGTCCACCAACGTCGTCGTCGAACGGATCGAGATCTGATGAACCGTCGTTCCCGCCTGACCGCCTCCGCGCTCGCCCTCGCCCTGGCGGGCCTGCTGCCGGCCGCGTGCTCGTCCTCGGCGACCCCGGCCGCGAGCACCTCGACCCCGGCTTCGGCCGCGTCCTCCGCCGCGCCCGCGATCTCCGGCACCGTCACCGTCTTCGCCGCCGCCTCGCTGCAGAAGACCTTCACCTCGCTGGCCACCACCTTCGAGCACGACCACCCGGGCGTCACGGTGAAGTTCTCCTTCGGCGGCAGCGACACCCTGGCCGCGCAGATCACCCAGGGCGCGCCGGCCGACGTGTTCGCCTCGGCGAACACCTCCACCATGCAGACGGTGCAGACGGCCGGGGACGCCACCGGCACCCCGACCGTGTTCGTCAAGAACACCCTGGAGATAGCCACCGCCCCGGGCAACCCGAAGAACATCAAGACCCTGGCCGACCTGGACAAGTCCGGGATCAAGGTCGCGCTGTGCGCCAAGACCGTCCCGTGCGGCTCGGCCGCGGTCAAGGCCCTGGCCGCCGCCAAGGTCTCGCTCACCCCGGTGACCTACGAGACCGACGTCACCAGCGCCCTGACGAAGGTGGAGCTCGGCGAGGTGGACGCGGCGCTGGTCTACCACAGCGACATCCTCGGCGCCGGCGGCAAGGTGGACGGCGTGGTCTTCTCCACCGCCTCCGACGCCGTCAACTCCTACCCGATCGACGTGCTCAAGGGCGCGCCGAACCCGACCGCCGCGGCCGCTTTCGTCGCCTTCATCCTCTCCTCTCCGAGCCGGCAGGTGCTGCTGGCCGCGGGCTTCCAGGCACCGTGACCCGAACCGCCGGCAGGACCGGGCGGCAGCGGCGGCGGCGAGGCCCGGGCACCCGTGCCCCGGCCCTGCTGCTGCTGCCTTCCCTGATCGGACTGGCCTTCCTGGTCCTGCCGGTGGTCGGCCTGCTCGTGCGCACGCCCTGGCGGCAGCTGACCCGGGATCTGTCCGCCGGCGACACCTGGACCGCGCTGCGGCTGTCGCTGGAGTGCGCCACCGCCGCCACCGGAGTCAGCCTGCTGTTCGGCATCCCGCTGGCCTGGCTGCTGGTGCGCACCGACCTGCCCGGCCGCGGCCTGGCCCGCGCGCTGGTGATGGTCCCGCTCGTGCTCCCGCCGGTGGTCGGCGGCATGGCGCTGCTGCTCGTGTTCGGCCGCGCGGGGATCCTCGGCATCTACCT
This genomic window from Actinospica robiniae DSM 44927 contains:
- a CDS encoding TOBE domain-containing protein — its product is MTQTRDFRIGEAADLLGVSADTVRRWIDAGRLPARRGDAGEGGHRTIAGPDLAAFATTFADHEEMERHGSLSSARNRMRGIVTRVLRDGVMAQVEMQAGPHRIVSLMSREAADALGLEPGVLSVAVVKSTNVVVERIEI
- the modA gene encoding molybdate ABC transporter substrate-binding protein, encoding MNRRSRLTASALALALAGLLPAACSSSATPAASTSTPASAASSAAPAISGTVTVFAAASLQKTFTSLATTFEHDHPGVTVKFSFGGSDTLAAQITQGAPADVFASANTSTMQTVQTAGDATGTPTVFVKNTLEIATAPGNPKNIKTLADLDKSGIKVALCAKTVPCGSAAVKALAAAKVSLTPVTYETDVTSALTKVELGEVDAALVYHSDILGAGGKVDGVVFSTASDAVNSYPIDVLKGAPNPTAAAAFVAFILSSPSRQVLLAAGFQAP